A region from the Corallococcus caeni genome encodes:
- a CDS encoding DedA family protein has translation MEELLTSLLGNSQGLFAYLTVFAILVACGLGVPLPEDISLILGGFLAHKGAAHLPVMMAVGFFGILVGDSLIYLAGRRLGTRLGRDPGAKGGGFFTKIVTPEKRAKVESLFVTHGQKIVMIARFMPGVRAVTYFTAGSVHMPYWRFILWDGLAALLSAPVFVWLGFHFGGELDMVIRKLKDGQVVVMGSLAVLAVGYFVYRRRKNAKLAAEAAAKAQATQVALPPVPETLENSVSQTRAPSPSAFFDVPADKAPASEPDLNAHK, from the coding sequence GTGGAAGAACTGCTCACCAGCCTGCTCGGTAACTCCCAGGGCCTCTTCGCCTACCTGACCGTGTTCGCCATCCTGGTGGCGTGCGGCCTGGGCGTGCCGCTGCCGGAGGACATCTCGCTCATCCTGGGTGGGTTCCTGGCGCACAAGGGCGCGGCCCACCTGCCGGTGATGATGGCGGTGGGGTTCTTCGGCATCCTGGTGGGTGACAGCCTCATCTACCTGGCGGGGCGCCGGCTGGGCACGCGGCTGGGGCGCGACCCGGGGGCGAAGGGTGGAGGGTTCTTCACCAAGATCGTCACGCCGGAGAAGCGGGCGAAGGTGGAGTCGCTCTTCGTCACGCACGGCCAGAAGATCGTGATGATCGCCCGCTTCATGCCGGGCGTGCGCGCGGTGACGTACTTCACCGCGGGCTCCGTCCACATGCCCTACTGGCGCTTCATCCTGTGGGACGGGCTGGCGGCGCTCCTGTCCGCGCCGGTGTTCGTGTGGCTCGGGTTCCACTTCGGTGGCGAGCTGGACATGGTCATCCGCAAGCTGAAGGACGGCCAAGTGGTGGTGATGGGCTCGCTGGCGGTGCTGGCGGTGGGCTACTTCGTGTACCGCCGCCGCAAGAACGCGAAGCTCGCGGCCGAGGCCGCCGCCAAGGCGCAGGCGACGCAGGTGGCGCTGCCGCCCGTGCCGGAGACGCTGGAGAACAGCGTGTCCCAGACGCGCGCGCCCAGCCCCAGCGCCTTCTTCGACGTGCCCGCCGACAAGGCGCCCGCGTCCGAGCCGGACCTGAACGCGCACAAGTAG